The Mucilaginibacter sp. PAMB04168 genome contains the following window.
TTTTGTGGCGGTAACCCAAATAGTAGTGTACGTTGGCGGTATACTGGTACTGATCTTATTTGCATTCATGCTGTCGGGGCGCGAGTCGCTGGCCGCCTTGGAGCAGCAAAAAAACCGGCTGATCGCTGTTAATAATCTGCCGGCTTTGCTGCTTGCTATTTTGTTTTTCGCAATGATGGCCTATATATTTTTGCGGGGTCATGTTGATGATGCCACCTGGTTAAAACAAGCGGTTGAAAAACAGAATTTAATAACGCCGCAAAATGTCACCATTAATAACCTGGGCGTTAATCTTATGACCAATTACCTGCTGCCCTTTGAGGCCATATCTATATTGTTGTTAATGGCATTAGTAGGAGCAGCGCATTTGTCAAGAAAGGAGGCGACTGCATGATTACACTTACTCATTACCTGATAGTAAGTGCCGGGCTGTTTTGCATAGGCCTTTACATGATTCTGTCTAAGCAAAATGCGGTGCAGATACTCATTGGCATAGAACTGATGCTTAATGCTGCTATACTTAACCTGGTAGCTTTTGGTAAGTTCGATAGACTTGATAATGGTGGGCAAGCATTTGCCTTGTTTGCCATAGTATTGGCTGCTGCCTCAACGGCTGTAGCTTTGGCTATTGTATTGAATGTTTACAGGCGGTACGGTACTATTGATCCGGGCAAGGTAAATCAATTAAAAGACTAAGTAAAATGAGGCTTGTATACATTTTTTCCTTAGTATTTGCTTTTGGCGTTGTTAAAGCGCAGGATAATCACATGGTGATTACCACCAGCAATCAGAACACTCCAAAACCCTTATACGTAATTGATGATGTGGTTACAAAAGATGTGTCTGCCTTATCAGGAGTAAATCCGAACGACATAGAATCGATTGAGATTTTAAAAGACGCTAACAGTACCGCAGTGTATGGCAATGACGGCGTAAATGGTGTGATAGTAGTAAAAACGCAAAAGTACGTTAAACGTAAAACCTTGAATAAACTGGCCGAATTTTCGGCTAAACTACAACGCTATCTAAAACACAAGTCTGACACGGCAAGTTTCCGTTATTTGATTAACGGTCGGCAACCAGCAGACTCTGCCAGGCAAACTCCAGGCACTGTGTTCAGTCTTCCTAAAAGTGCCATAAAAAGCGTTGAGTTCAAAAAACCAAAAACTGGCGAAAAAGCTATTGTTAAAATCACAACCAA
Protein-coding sequences here:
- a CDS encoding NADH-quinone oxidoreductase subunit J encodes the protein MNLVTVMFYVMAVIALGSALYTAGSRNLVRSVFMFFITLFALAGLYVLSLADFVAVTQIVVYVGGILVLILFAFMLSGRESLAALEQQKNRLIAVNNLPALLLAILFFAMMAYIFLRGHVDDATWLKQAVEKQNLITPQNVTINNLGVNLMTNYLLPFEAISILLLMALVGAAHLSRKEATA
- a CDS encoding TonB-dependent receptor plug domain-containing protein — encoded protein: MRLVYIFSLVFAFGVVKAQDNHMVITTSNQNTPKPLYVIDDVVTKDVSALSGVNPNDIESIEILKDANSTAVYGNDGVNGVIVVKTQKYVKRKTLNKLAEFSAKLQRYLKHKSDTASFRYLINGRQPADSARQTPGTVFSLPKSAIKSVEFKKPKTGEKAIVKITTKP
- the nuoK gene encoding NADH-quinone oxidoreductase subunit NuoK translates to MITLTHYLIVSAGLFCIGLYMILSKQNAVQILIGIELMLNAAILNLVAFGKFDRLDNGGQAFALFAIVLAAASTAVALAIVLNVYRRYGTIDPGKVNQLKD